A stretch of DNA from Brevibacterium sp. CBA3109:
ATCCATGTCGACGGTGCGCAGGATGATCTTCGGGCTCGTCTCCCGCAGCTGTCGCAGCGCAGAGGGCACAAGGTAGGTCAGCGCACTGGGCAGCCCGGCAATCCGAACCTCACCGGAGGGATCGCCGAGGTAGTCCTCCCAATCCGCTTTCACGCGGGCAAGCGCTGAGGCCACGTCCTTGCCTCCTGCGGCAAGCAGCCTGCCTGCCGTGGTCAGCTTCAGTCCGCGGCCCTCGGCCTCGACGAGAGTGTGGCCGAGTTCCCGTGCGGCTTGTTTGAGCTGCTGCGATATCGCCGAGGGCGTGCGATACGTCGCCCTGGCCACGGCGGTGACGCTGCCTAGTTCGTCGAGCCGGCGCAGCAGCTCTAGATGCCTGGGGTCCATGGGCCAATGCTACAAGAGTGAAGTCCAACTACAAGGTATGTGTAGAATATTTCGATTGTGTTAAGTGTTTGGCGACTCGAGAATAGAAGCATGTCATTCAAACACTGCCTGCTCGCCGTCTCGGTGGCTGTGATGTGGGGGCTGAACTTCCTGGCGATCGATTTTTCGCTCGAACAGTTCCCACCCTTCTTCCTTGTCGCACTGCGCTTCGCCGTGCTGGCACTTCCGGCTCTGCTCTTCGTGCCGAAACCGGACGTGAAGTTCCGCTGGATCGTGGGCTACGGGCTCGGGTTCGGGCTCCTGCAGTTTCTGTTCCTCTATTGGGCGATGGCGGCAGGGATGCCTGCAGGTCTGGCCTCACTTGTGCTCCAGGCCTCGGGGCCGTTCACGGTGCTCTTGGGCATGACATTCCTGCGCGAGCGGGTACGCGGATCACAGATGGCATTCCTGCTCGTTGCCATGGCCGGACTCGGCGTCGTGGGCTGGCAGAGGCTGGATTCGAGCGCGAGCCTCCTGCCGTTCCTGCTCACGCTCGCCGGTGCCTTCGGGTGGGCGATCGGCAACATCTGCAACCGTCAGGCCCACTCGGTCGAGCCCGTGAAGTTCACGATGTGGATGTCGGTGGTTCCACCAGTGCCGATGCTCCTTCTCGCGCTGCTCATCGAAGGGCCGGCAACCATCGGGCAGTCGCTGACGACGCTCATGACTCCCACCGGATGGCTGGGCCTCGCCGGCCTCGCCTACACGGTCATCATCGCCACGATCCTCGGCTCGGGCATCTGGTCGTGGCTGATGTCGCGCAACCCCGCTGGAGTGGTCGCCCCGTTCTCAATGCTCGTTCCCATCGTCGGAATGAGTGCGGCCTGGTTCGTCCTCGGCGAGACGGTGTCTCTGGGGGAGATGTGCGGAGCCGTCCTCGTCATCATCGGCGTCCTCGGAGCAGGAATGCGCGCTGCGAAGGGGCCGAAGATACTCGCCGAGGTGGTGCCCACCGACGTCGAAGATGTGGCCGACGTCCCCGCGGGGACGCGGTGAGGGCGCCGCCCCTGACACCGAGCTAATGTTGTGCCCATGACTTCGACGCATCACCGGCCCCTCACTGCTGAGGATCTCTTGGCGTCCCCGCGGGGACGCTCGCTCGTGTTCGGACTGGCCCTGAGCGGGCGTGAGGACGAATTCGACGACGAAGGCCAGCCCCTCACAGCGTCGGCGCGTGCCTTGGACGAGTTTCGCAACGCTGTCTTCATCGCCGGCTATCTTGCCGACAAAGCGCAGGGGGCCGCGGTGGCGATGTACCTCGGTGAAGGTGACTCGGAACCGGCACCCGGTGCCGTGACGGCCGGCGACGTCGCCGAGAAGCTGCGATTCGTCACACCGTCCAAACCGAGCCAGGCCGAGCTCGAGCACACGATGGCCGAAGTGATCGGAGGTGCCATGTACTGGCAGCCTCCGCACGGGGCTGATCACATCGCCGCTGGACCCGAGGTGTGTGAGGCCCTGCGACCCTTCGCAGAGGAGCTCATCGGCACCGGTCTGCTCGACGCGTGGTCCCGCCCCCTCGACACGGAGAACCAATGGGCGCTGGCCTGGGACGATGAGGAACATCGCGGCGGTCTGCCGGCCGTTTTCACGCACCCGACAGGTCCTATCGACCAAGCAGAGAGCCGACCTGCGATCTCGCTTGCCGATCTGTTCTCACCTGCGGATGGGGACGGGGACAGACTGCCATGGGGCTTCGATGCGTGGCTCGGCCATGTCCTCACTACGGAAACCGAGTACCGTCACGACTTGGTCAAAGACCCCAATGACGAGGTCAGCGGCGAATGGCGGTCGACCCCGCCCAAAGGGCTCTGGACCTCAACATCAACCTGGCCGGACCAGACCCCGATCGGGGTTGAACTCGTCGAAGACGATTTCGGTCTCGAACGCGCGCGGGCCTGCCGCCTGCGACTGCGCCCGGAAGCCCACATCGCTGAGATCTGCTGGCCCGAGGACTGGGCGCAGCTGTGCCGGCGTTTTCCGCTCGACGTCACTGCTCAACGCCGTTATGTGTGGTCAGAGACGACCGGGCGCAAGGGCCGGTGGGTGATTCCCGACTGGCCACGAGTGGCCGAGGAATTCGACGGGGTGCACGTGAGCTTGGCCGGTTATCTGCGCACCGCAGGCTCCGTCGTAGAAGTCGGCGATCACAGCCTCGTGGAAACTTCACCGTCCCTGCCCACGATCGGGAACACCGATGATGCCACCGTGAGCCTCATGGCGGGTTGGCACCCGGATATGACGTTCTGGCTCAATGACGTCGTCGACACTGTCACCGAAGTGGTCGAGTGGGTCTACGACAACGATGCAGACGCGTGGCGGCGGACGCCGACACAGTGAAGGCGGCGAGCAGAAACGTCCCCGCGGGGACGCGTCGAACGATGATCTGAGCGCTGTGAATATCGACTCCGGCGGTGCTCCACGGACACCGCACCCGGGCACCATGATTCGGCTGTATGCTCAGCGGATCACCGGTGGTGTCCGCACCGTCAGCACCTGTCATGTCGCAAGTGCTCATGGCTGAGTCTTCAAAGGAGAAACAGTGTCATCGAAGTTCGCCGATCGCATTGCTCGCGTCCAGCCGTCTGCCATCCGTGAGCTGCTCAAATACGGCGACGATCCGTCCATCACCTCCTTCGGCGGTGGGTACCCGGATGCATCACTATTCCCGGCAGTCGAGCTTCAGCGGATCTACACCGAGGTCCTGACTACGGACAGTGCAACCGCTCTGCAGTACACCGCCTCGGCGGGGCTGCCAGGTCTGCGCGCGCAGATCGCCACACGCATGTCGGCTGCGGGTGCGGCGACGGATGCCGATGATGTTCTCATCCTTCATGGCGCCCAGCAGGGGCTCGATCTGGTGGCAAAACTGCTCATCAACCCGGGCGATGTCATCGTGACGGAGAATCCGACCTTCCTCGGTGCCCTCATCGCGTTCAACCCCTGCCAACCCGAGTACGCGGCCGTCGAGATGGACTCCGACGGCATGGATGTCGACGCCCTCGAAGCAACGCTGCGGGGGACAGATAACGTCAAGTTCATCTACGTCATCCCCGACTTCCAGAACCCGACCGGTGTCAGCCTCAGCCTCGAGCGCCGCAAGCGCATCATCGAATTGGCCAACGAATTCGATGTGCTCATCCTCGAGGACTCGCCCTACCGCGAGCTGCGCTTCGAAGGCGAAGCACAGCCCACCCTGGCCTCACTGGACACCGAGGACCGGGTCATCCACCTCGGCAGCTTCTCGAAGATCCTCGCCCCCGGAGTGCGCCTGGGATGGGTGAGTGCGGCACCGGAGATCCTCGACAAGCTCAGCCTGCTCAAGCTCGCCGCCGACACTCAGTCGTCCACCCTGAATATGACTGCGGTGACACGGTTCCTCGAGACCTACGACATCGACGCCCACCTCTCATCGATGCGTGGCGTCTACCTCGCCAAACGTGACCTCATGCTCTCGACCATGGCCGAGCATTTCCCCGCCGAGGTGGCCGTGACCAAACCCGAAGGCGGACTCTTCACCTGGGTGACCTTCCCCGAAGGCTTCGACGCGACCGTCTTCATGGCCGATCATGCTCTGCCCGAAGCGCGGGTTGCCTACGTGCCCGGGGTATCATTCTTCCCGACCGAGCAGCGCAGCAACTTCGCCCGGTTCAGCTACTCGGGCCAGTCGGATGAGGAGATGGTCGATGCCCTGACCCGGTTGGGCGCGATCCTCAACGAACACATCTGAACGAGAATCACGATCTGATCGTCACCGCGGCGGCCTGAGGCTGCAGCGACATGCCCCGGAGGTGGTGCCAAATCGGACCCGCGGGCTTACGGTCAACATATGACCGTCGCACCCAGGGTCGTTCCGGAGCCGAACCCATCGACCGCGCTCGCCGCGATGGTGGTGCTTGCCGGTGCTCTGTGCCTGTCGATCTCGGCGATCCTGGTCAAACTTGCAGGCGTGGATGCGGCGACGACGGCCGTGCTGCGGTGCGCGATCGCAGTCATCGCCCTCGTGCCCCTGGCTCTGTTTGAGCGCCGACGCCGAGGCGGGCTCTCCCGGGCGGGGGTCCTCTGGGCGATCGCGGCCGGGGTGGCACTGGGCATCGACTACATTGCGTGGACGGCCTCGATCTACCTGGTGGGTGCGGGTGTCGCCACTGTGCTCGTCAACGTCCAGGTCATCGTGCTGCCTCTGCTCGCCCTGGTCATCGACCGTGAGCGTGTGAGCGCACGCTTCCTCATCTCCCTGCCGCTGATGCTCATCGGCGTCGGACTGGTGGGCGGGATCGTGTCTTTCGCCGAGGTTGGCGAGAACGCCGTTCTCGGCACCAGTCTGGCCCTTATCGCCGGGATCGGATACGGGGTGTACATGTTTCTCACCCGCCGGGGAACAAGACGTAAGGCCGAGGGAACAATTCAGCCCCTGGCCTGGGCGACCGCCTCGGCGGCGGTGACCGCGGCAATCGTCGCCCAGTTCACCGGCGGCATCCACCTCACCGGGATCGGTCCGAACTCGTGGATGTTCCTCATCGCCTTGGCCCTTCTGGGGCAGGTGGTGGCGTGGCTGTTCATCAACAGGGGAAGCGTCCGATTGGTGCCGTCGATGACAGCGAGTCTGCTGCTCATCCAACCCGTGCTCGCCCTCGTGCTTGCGGCATTGATCCTCGGCGAGACGCTCACCGTGGATCAGGCGCTTGGGGCAGGCCTCGTTGTCGTGGCGGTGGCCGTAGCCAACGGAGTGTGGCGGATGCGTTCGCGCCGGCGCCGACAGGTTCTCAGGGGGCCAGACTCGGCGCCTCGGTGATGCCGAACTGCGTCTTCAACGCCCGCCGGGCCGCGAACCAGCCGTTCATGCCGTGGACTCCGGGCGCCGGTGGGGTCGCGGCCGAACACAGATAGGCGCCGGGGACGCCGAGGCTGTAATTGTCCCAGCTGGTTCGCGGTCGGGCCATCATCCGGTAGAAGGAGACGAGCCCGGTGGCGATGTCGCCGCCGATGAGGTTCTGGTTGTGTCCGGCCATCTCCGAAGCGGGGATCGAGTTGTAGGACACGATTGTGTCGCGGAAGCCGGGGGCGAAGCGCTCGATCTGTTCGATGATGTATTCGGTCGGATCGAGCGGACAGTCGAAGGGCACATGAGCGTAGGTCCACAGTGGGCGCAATCCGTTGACCTCACGCGAGGGATCGAACACGGTCGGGTCGGAGACCAGGCAGACTGGGTGGGCCGGCATGCGTCCGGCAAGGACGTCTGCCTCGGCGGCGGCCATCTGCGTCCGGGTTCCGCCGACGTGGATGGTGCCGGCACGGTTGATGTTGGGATCAGCCCAGGGCACAGGCCCGTTGAGGACGAAGTCGACCTTGGCCGCGGCATTGCCCTGCTTGAAGCTGCGCAGCGACTTGTCGACGCGGGCCGGGATGAGGCCGGAGAAGATCTGTGCGGCATTCAGCGCCGAGGTGTCGAGCAGGTATGCGCGGGCTGAGGGCATATCGGAGACGTGATCGATGCGCGCATTCGTGGTCACCGATCCGCCATGGGCCTCGAGGTCGGCGACCATGGCGTCGATGATCGCCTGCGAACCACCGACAGGGGACGGCCAGCCACCGGCGTGGGCGACGGTCGCGAGCATGGTGGCCGTAGCTGCCGTGCCCATGCTCGGCAGGCCGCCGATCGCGTGTGCGGCGACGCC
This window harbors:
- a CDS encoding PLP-dependent aminotransferase family protein; this encodes MSSKFADRIARVQPSAIRELLKYGDDPSITSFGGGYPDASLFPAVELQRIYTEVLTTDSATALQYTASAGLPGLRAQIATRMSAAGAATDADDVLILHGAQQGLDLVAKLLINPGDVIVTENPTFLGALIAFNPCQPEYAAVEMDSDGMDVDALEATLRGTDNVKFIYVIPDFQNPTGVSLSLERRKRIIELANEFDVLILEDSPYRELRFEGEAQPTLASLDTEDRVIHLGSFSKILAPGVRLGWVSAAPEILDKLSLLKLAADTQSSTLNMTAVTRFLETYDIDAHLSSMRGVYLAKRDLMLSTMAEHFPAEVAVTKPEGGLFTWVTFPEGFDATVFMADHALPEARVAYVPGVSFFPTEQRSNFARFSYSGQSDEEMVDALTRLGAILNEHI
- a CDS encoding NAD(P)/FAD-dependent oxidoreductase → MSNPQVDVAVVGSGPNGLAAAVTMARAGLSVQVFEAQSSVGGGARTLDLGLAPGITHDICSAVHPLAISSPFFVDFDLRSRGLEFTTPEVSYAQPLDDQPAALAFHDLEATVDHLGAAGPEWRRFFAPLLERVDDAIWLSLGDKRSIPETLRDVPGIANVVKFGMRLLSQASPAWNIPLSHETSQSLFTGVAAHAIGGLPSMGTAATATMLATVAHAGGWPSPVGGSQAIIDAMVADLEAHGGSVTTNARIDHVSDMPSARAYLLDTSALNAAQIFSGLIPARVDKSLRSFKQGNAAAKVDFVLNGPVPWADPNINRAGTIHVGGTRTQMAAAEADVLAGRMPAHPVCLVSDPTVFDPSREVNGLRPLWTYAHVPFDCPLDPTEYIIEQIERFAPGFRDTIVSYNSIPASEMAGHNQNLIGGDIATGLVSFYRMMARPRTSWDNYSLGVPGAYLCSAATPPAPGVHGMNGWFAARRALKTQFGITEAPSLAP
- a CDS encoding DMT family transporter, whose translation is MTVAPRVVPEPNPSTALAAMVVLAGALCLSISAILVKLAGVDAATTAVLRCAIAVIALVPLALFERRRRGGLSRAGVLWAIAAGVALGIDYIAWTASIYLVGAGVATVLVNVQVIVLPLLALVIDRERVSARFLISLPLMLIGVGLVGGIVSFAEVGENAVLGTSLALIAGIGYGVYMFLTRRGTRRKAEGTIQPLAWATASAAVTAAIVAQFTGGIHLTGIGPNSWMFLIALALLGQVVAWLFINRGSVRLVPSMTASLLLIQPVLALVLAALILGETLTVDQALGAGLVVVAVAVANGVWRMRSRRRRQVLRGPDSAPR
- a CDS encoding EamA family transporter, with product MSFKHCLLAVSVAVMWGLNFLAIDFSLEQFPPFFLVALRFAVLALPALLFVPKPDVKFRWIVGYGLGFGLLQFLFLYWAMAAGMPAGLASLVLQASGPFTVLLGMTFLRERVRGSQMAFLLVAMAGLGVVGWQRLDSSASLLPFLLTLAGAFGWAIGNICNRQAHSVEPVKFTMWMSVVPPVPMLLLALLIEGPATIGQSLTTLMTPTGWLGLAGLAYTVIIATILGSGIWSWLMSRNPAGVVAPFSMLVPIVGMSAAWFVLGETVSLGEMCGAVLVIIGVLGAGMRAAKGPKILAEVVPTDVEDVADVPAGTR